The Candidatus Sysuiplasma jiujiangense genome includes a window with the following:
- the galU gene encoding UTP--glucose-1-phosphate uridylyltransferase GalU, with amino-acid sequence MKAVIPAAGMGTRFLPLTKVQPKEMLPVVDKPVIQYVVEEAVRAGIKDIIIVTGKEKRAIEDHFDSSPELERLLTERGKGEYLQKVREISSLAEIHYIRQKHPKGLGDAVYCARHHVGNESFAVMLGDTINISSVPVVKQLMDIHKETASSVIAIEKVRKEKIKDYGIIKGKQIAKGLFDIEKMVEKPSVAEAPSNLGITGTYILTPGIFDAIEKTEADGKGEIQLTDALSVLKQSEKIYGYVFEGKRYDIGDMYLWMKVNIELTLKSSKYGSRLRREMGEYKQ; translated from the coding sequence CTGAAAGCAGTCATACCGGCGGCAGGAATGGGAACACGTTTCCTTCCGCTGACAAAAGTTCAACCCAAGGAGATGCTCCCTGTCGTGGATAAGCCGGTTATACAATATGTGGTTGAGGAAGCGGTTAGAGCCGGAATAAAGGACATAATAATAGTCACCGGAAAGGAGAAAAGGGCAATAGAGGACCACTTTGATTCATCCCCCGAACTTGAAAGGCTGCTAACTGAACGCGGAAAGGGGGAATATCTTCAGAAGGTCAGAGAAATTTCGTCACTGGCCGAAATACATTATATCAGACAGAAACACCCGAAAGGTCTTGGAGATGCCGTATACTGTGCACGTCACCATGTAGGAAACGAAAGTTTTGCTGTTATGCTCGGGGATACGATAAACATATCAAGTGTTCCTGTTGTGAAACAGCTGATGGACATACACAAAGAGACGGCTTCTTCAGTAATAGCTATAGAAAAAGTAAGGAAGGAGAAGATAAAAGACTATGGTATAATAAAGGGAAAACAGATTGCAAAGGGATTGTTCGACATTGAAAAAATGGTAGAGAAGCCGTCTGTGGCAGAAGCTCCGTCAAACCTGGGAATTACGGGAACATACATTCTGACACCCGGTATTTTCGATGCTATTGAAAAGACCGAAGCTGATGGTAAGGGTGAAATACAACTTACGGACGCGCTCTCAGTTCTGAAACAGAGCGAAAAGATATATGGATATGTCTTTGAGGGGAAGAGATACGACATAGGAGACATGTATCTCTGGATGAAGGTCAATATTGAGCTCACGCTCAAAAGCTCAAAGTACGGAAGCAGGCTGAGAAGAGAAATGGGGGAATACAAACAGTGA
- a CDS encoding UDP-glucose/GDP-mannose dehydrogenase family protein has product MKLSIVGSGYVGMVTGACFSRIGNDVIMVDSVESKVKLVNAGIPTVYEKDLEEIVAGTVREGRLKAVNSIDKAINSSDLSFICVGTPSTSDGKQNLDYIKKVSEEIGMSIRRKAGYHTVVVKSTVVPGTTEGVVKKIIENISGKKAGIDFGLGMNPEFLKEGGAVNDFMKPDRVVIGSFDETTKKVLEDIYAPFTAPKIFTDCTTAEMIKYASNIFLSARVALINEIGNVSKVLGIDTRVVARTIGMDRRIGPLFLNAGAGFGGSCFRKDASAFSSLADELGVDTPIVDAVLTQNERQPLKLVEMLEKRMKIAGKRVAVLGLSFKPDSDDVRDAPSIRVVGELLKKGAEVIAFDPKAMENFRKLFPGITYAASPAEAAGGSDAIIIVTEWKEFSDPLIYGGKLVVDGRGVTKTSNYEGICW; this is encoded by the coding sequence ATGAAGCTGTCAATTGTGGGCTCCGGATATGTAGGCATGGTTACCGGCGCATGCTTTTCGAGGATCGGCAACGATGTAATAATGGTGGACAGCGTTGAAAGTAAGGTCAAACTGGTTAACGCAGGGATCCCCACTGTTTATGAGAAGGATCTCGAAGAAATTGTTGCCGGCACAGTTAGAGAAGGCAGGTTGAAGGCAGTCAATAGTATTGACAAAGCCATAAATTCAAGCGATCTTTCTTTCATATGCGTCGGGACTCCGTCAACGAGCGACGGCAAACAAAATCTGGATTATATAAAGAAAGTGTCAGAAGAGATAGGAATGTCAATAAGGAGGAAGGCAGGATACCACACAGTCGTCGTAAAGAGCACGGTTGTCCCCGGCACAACTGAAGGGGTGGTGAAGAAAATCATCGAAAACATCAGCGGGAAAAAAGCTGGAATTGATTTCGGCCTCGGAATGAATCCCGAATTCCTGAAAGAGGGCGGCGCGGTTAATGATTTTATGAAACCGGACAGAGTGGTGATCGGAAGTTTTGATGAAACGACAAAAAAGGTGCTTGAGGATATCTACGCGCCTTTCACTGCACCAAAGATATTCACAGACTGCACGACGGCCGAGATGATAAAGTACGCGTCCAACATATTTCTGTCTGCAAGGGTTGCGCTTATTAACGAAATAGGCAATGTTTCCAAGGTTCTTGGCATAGATACGCGTGTTGTTGCGAGAACGATCGGGATGGACAGGCGGATAGGCCCGCTGTTCCTTAACGCAGGAGCTGGCTTTGGCGGCAGCTGCTTCAGGAAGGATGCTTCTGCCTTTTCTTCGCTTGCCGATGAACTGGGTGTGGACACGCCGATAGTAGATGCGGTACTCACACAAAACGAGAGGCAGCCTCTGAAACTTGTAGAGATGCTTGAGAAAAGAATGAAAATAGCAGGAAAGAGGGTTGCCGTCCTTGGTCTCTCATTCAAGCCAGATTCAGATGACGTCAGGGATGCGCCTTCAATCAGGGTTGTCGGCGAACTGCTCAAAAAGGGGGCCGAGGTTATTGCTTTCGATCCCAAAGCAATGGAAAATTTCAGAAAGCTCTTTCCTGGAATCACTTATGCCGCCTCCCCCGCAGAAGCCGCCGGTGGTTCTGATGCCATAATCATTGTCACTGAGTGGAAAGAATTCTCAGACCCGCTCATATATGGTGGAAAGCTTGTTGTGGACGGCAGAGGAGTAACGAAAACGAGTAACTATGAAGGGATATGCTGGTGA